The following are from one region of the Paenalkalicoccus suaedae genome:
- the thiI gene encoding tRNA uracil 4-sulfurtransferase ThiI has translation MQYEHVLVRYAELSLKGKNRKKFERQLDQNIREALSEYPAVKTTRSFGRLYVLLNGTAYEDVREKLKHVFGIHSFSPAMKVDFDVDAMCEAAYTLTKEALEQRNGAGTFKINVRRINKGFPHGSAELNYTLGSYVLARMEKLTVDVKKPDVEIKVEIRSEAVFVTGQTEKGAGGLPVGTSGNVLLMLSGGIDSPVAGYLALKRGVTLEAIHFHSPPYTNAQAKKKVEDLARKLTKYAGTVKVHFVPFTELQLAIHKQIPDNCEITVTRRFMLRIAEQFAKQNGNKALVNGESLGQVASQTLDSMVAINDVTTMPVLRPLVTMDKQETIEIAREIDTYATSILPFEDCCTIFLPADPKTRPKLEKIRYYESFMNVEELVNETVAKIETVEIREREEEEFTSLL, from the coding sequence ATGCAATATGAGCACGTGTTAGTAAGGTACGCGGAATTATCGTTAAAAGGGAAAAATAGAAAAAAGTTTGAAAGACAGCTTGATCAGAATATTCGAGAGGCTTTAAGCGAATATCCAGCTGTAAAAACAACACGCTCATTTGGGAGACTCTATGTGTTACTTAATGGGACGGCCTATGAGGATGTTAGAGAAAAACTAAAACATGTATTTGGGATTCATTCTTTTAGTCCAGCAATGAAAGTAGATTTTGACGTTGATGCCATGTGTGAAGCCGCTTATACGTTAACAAAAGAAGCACTTGAACAACGTAATGGTGCAGGCACATTCAAAATAAATGTTAGACGAATAAATAAAGGATTTCCTCACGGCTCAGCTGAACTAAATTATACGTTAGGTAGCTATGTGCTAGCTAGAATGGAAAAGCTAACGGTTGATGTGAAAAAGCCAGATGTAGAGATAAAAGTAGAAATTCGCTCAGAGGCCGTTTTTGTGACAGGCCAAACAGAAAAAGGGGCTGGAGGATTACCAGTCGGTACGAGTGGGAATGTATTACTTATGTTATCCGGTGGAATTGATAGTCCAGTAGCAGGCTACTTAGCGTTAAAGCGTGGAGTAACACTAGAAGCCATTCATTTCCATAGTCCTCCTTATACGAATGCGCAGGCAAAGAAAAAAGTAGAAGATTTGGCTAGAAAATTAACAAAGTATGCGGGAACTGTGAAAGTGCATTTTGTGCCGTTTACGGAGCTTCAGCTCGCGATTCATAAACAAATTCCAGACAACTGTGAGATCACCGTAACAAGGCGATTCATGCTTCGTATTGCTGAGCAGTTTGCAAAACAGAATGGCAACAAAGCACTTGTAAATGGGGAGAGCCTTGGACAAGTTGCTAGTCAAACGCTTGATAGTATGGTAGCGATTAATGACGTGACAACGATGCCAGTTCTGCGTCCGTTAGTCACAATGGATAAACAAGAGACGATTGAGATTGCCCGGGAAATAGATACGTATGCAACATCCATCTTACCATTTGAAGACTGTTGCACGATTTTTTTGCCGGCAGATCCTAAAACTCGGCCGAAGCTTGAAAAAATCCGCTATTACGAGAGCTTTATGAACGTGGAAGAGCTTGTGAATGAGACCGTAGCAAAGATCGAGACAGTGGAAATAAGAGAGAGAGAAGAAGAGGAGTTTACCTCTTTACTTTAA
- a CDS encoding cysteine desulfurase family protein, whose product MIYFDNSATTKPRQEVMDTYLKVATTYFANPNSIHPLGHQSRNLMEQARKQILDVMKARGKQAYFTSGGTEANNLALRGIAKSFANRGKHIITTAMEHPSILESAEALKAEGFTITVINPDETGKVSVEEVMAAVREDTILVSVVHVNSEVGTINHIEELADKLKSSSTTYLHVDHVQGVTKVPLCLDDIDLVTISSHKFHGVKGSGCLLVNESIRMEAQILGGGQEEAVRSGTEHVPGVVAMAKALRLAEETREETTARLREINVFLEEKLSLMDGVIINSPTDRAPHILQFSIPNLKPEVLIQALAERDIYVSTTTACASKHQKPSQALMAMNKEKLASSAIRVSLSSFSTMEEADCFIVVMQKLLKTLAKVGR is encoded by the coding sequence ATGATTTATTTTGACAACAGTGCGACGACAAAGCCAAGACAAGAGGTCATGGACACATACCTCAAAGTAGCAACAACGTATTTTGCAAATCCTAACTCTATTCACCCACTAGGACATCAGAGTAGAAACCTCATGGAACAGGCGAGAAAGCAAATACTTGACGTTATGAAAGCAAGGGGCAAGCAAGCCTATTTTACTTCTGGTGGGACAGAAGCAAACAACCTTGCATTACGTGGGATAGCAAAGTCTTTCGCTAATCGAGGAAAGCATATTATTACAACAGCCATGGAGCACCCTTCTATTTTGGAATCAGCAGAAGCGTTAAAAGCAGAAGGGTTTACAATCACAGTTATTAATCCAGATGAAACTGGAAAAGTATCTGTAGAGGAAGTCATGGCAGCGGTGCGAGAAGATACAATCTTAGTTTCTGTCGTGCATGTAAATAGCGAGGTAGGTACGATAAATCATATCGAAGAGCTCGCAGACAAATTAAAGTCTTCTTCAACCACCTACTTACACGTCGATCATGTACAGGGAGTCACGAAGGTGCCGCTTTGTTTAGATGATATAGATTTAGTCACGATCTCAAGCCATAAGTTCCACGGTGTCAAGGGCAGTGGGTGCTTGCTTGTGAACGAATCTATTCGTATGGAGGCGCAAATTCTAGGCGGCGGACAAGAAGAGGCTGTTAGATCTGGGACGGAGCACGTGCCAGGCGTTGTTGCGATGGCTAAAGCGTTGCGTTTAGCTGAGGAAACTCGGGAGGAGACCACAGCTAGATTGCGAGAGATAAATGTGTTTTTAGAAGAGAAACTATCGCTCATGGACGGTGTCATTATAAATAGTCCAACGGACCGAGCGCCTCATATTTTGCAATTTTCTATCCCAAATCTTAAACCAGAGGTCCTCATTCAAGCTTTGGCTGAAAGAGATATCTATGTATCAACTACAACAGCTTGTGCTTCGAAACACCAAAAGCCAAGCCAGGCATTAATGGCAATGAACAAAGAAAAGCTTGCAAGCTCTGCTATTAGAGTGTCATTATCCTCATTTAGTACAATGGAGGAAGCAGACTGTTTTATTGTCGTGATGCAAAAATTACTAAAGACATTAGCAAAGGTAGGAAGATAG
- a CDS encoding septation ring formation regulator EzrA: MTVYVIIGVVVVLAALIGYGALSRKRIYQEVDRLGAVKMELMNKPVTEELSKMKGLKMSGETEARFEQWREEWDSIVTVQLPDMEEKLFNVEEYANKYRFSRAKQELELVDEQLLAISQHMEQLVKEVKELIHSEEKNRSDIGSMKELYDETKKKLWVQKGTLGPAVPALEQTLKDVQEKFTVFEEQTEEGNYYQARETLQEIETQLNQCQQIIEEVPHYLLKTQKEIPNQLSDLKAGMQEMAAEGYPMEHFSASWQVEEIEKRHEMLLPLIVNLQIEEVKEPVETIESDINDIYDKLEHEVLARKAVESERIDVATKMEQLPILLQDLETEMELVKANYRLTEEDDRKLIQITKELREIQAKFAVLDDVITERKQTFTTARKRMDEFKEELEAFTQELTQSKENFRHLRSDERNAEEAILHMKQEMTRGLRTLKRSNLPGIPETLVHTMDAAEDILQEVSEELKQTPISMQEVKRKLQIAEDEVEGAIGQLEDTIYFATMAERVIQYGNRYRSTHDHIHILLLQAEDRFRSYLYEEALELALEGVESKDPYVLDKVKDKDLVSQSNS; the protein is encoded by the coding sequence ATGACAGTATATGTAATTATTGGTGTAGTCGTTGTGCTTGCAGCACTCATTGGCTATGGAGCTTTGTCTAGAAAACGAATCTATCAGGAAGTGGACCGGCTTGGTGCTGTTAAGATGGAGCTTATGAATAAGCCTGTAACAGAGGAGCTCTCTAAGATGAAAGGCTTAAAAATGTCTGGAGAGACAGAAGCAAGGTTTGAGCAGTGGCGTGAAGAGTGGGATAGTATCGTTACCGTTCAATTACCCGATATGGAAGAAAAACTGTTTAATGTCGAAGAGTATGCGAATAAATATCGATTCTCTCGTGCAAAGCAAGAGCTTGAATTAGTAGACGAACAACTACTCGCAATTTCTCAACATATGGAGCAACTCGTAAAAGAAGTGAAAGAACTCATACATAGTGAAGAGAAGAATCGGTCCGATATCGGAAGCATGAAAGAGCTTTATGATGAGACAAAAAAGAAGCTATGGGTACAAAAAGGAACGCTTGGTCCAGCGGTTCCTGCGCTAGAACAAACACTGAAAGACGTACAAGAAAAGTTTACTGTTTTTGAAGAACAAACAGAAGAAGGCAACTACTATCAGGCACGAGAGACGCTTCAAGAAATAGAGACTCAGTTGAATCAATGTCAACAAATTATCGAAGAAGTTCCTCATTACTTATTAAAGACACAAAAGGAAATTCCGAATCAGCTGTCTGATTTAAAGGCTGGTATGCAAGAAATGGCAGCAGAAGGGTACCCAATGGAACATTTTTCGGCATCTTGGCAAGTCGAAGAAATAGAAAAGCGACATGAGATGCTACTTCCTCTAATTGTGAATCTGCAAATAGAAGAAGTAAAAGAGCCAGTTGAAACTATTGAGTCAGATATTAATGATATTTATGACAAGCTAGAGCATGAGGTCTTGGCACGTAAAGCAGTGGAATCAGAGAGAATAGATGTCGCAACTAAAATGGAACAACTGCCTATCTTATTGCAAGATTTAGAAACGGAAATGGAACTTGTAAAGGCGAATTATCGTCTGACGGAAGAGGATGATCGTAAGCTCATTCAAATTACAAAAGAGCTTAGAGAAATCCAAGCGAAATTTGCCGTTTTGGATGACGTCATTACAGAGCGTAAGCAGACATTTACGACAGCTAGGAAGAGAATGGACGAATTCAAAGAAGAGCTAGAAGCATTCACTCAAGAACTCACCCAGTCAAAAGAAAACTTCCGTCATTTACGCAGTGATGAACGAAATGCGGAAGAAGCAATATTGCATATGAAGCAAGAAATGACTCGTGGGTTACGCACGTTAAAGCGAAGTAACCTTCCTGGAATACCAGAGACACTCGTTCATACGATGGATGCTGCAGAGGACATTCTTCAGGAGGTTAGTGAAGAGCTCAAGCAGACACCCATCTCGATGCAAGAGGTGAAGCGGAAGCTACAAATAGCTGAAGATGAAGTAGAAGGTGCTATTGGACAATTAGAGGACACGATTTATTTCGCTACGATGGCTGAACGAGTAATTCAATACGGTAATCGCTACAGAAGTACACATGATCATATTCATATTTTACTTCTTCAAGCAGAAGATCGTTTTAGAAGCTATTTATACGAAGAAGCCCTTGAATTAGCGCTTGAAGGGGTAGAATCAAAGGATCCATATGTACTAGATAAAGTAAAGGATAAAGATCTTGTATCTCAATCTAATTCTTAA
- the hisJ gene encoding histidinol-phosphatase HisJ, producing the protein MITYDRHVHTPFCPHGSPDTLQQYCERAIELGLKEISFTEHAPLPPSFRDPVPDQDSAMSLHDLEAYFTSVEKVKQEYKGRLLIRTGLEVDYIAEFEHETKAFLNEYGDQLDDGILSVHFLKVGSIYECMDLSKEAFGELVTAFGGVQNVYKEYYQAVLKSIQSDLGIYKPNRIGHMTLARKFQVAHPRNFNDSYYISEVLEAVAKKGYALDLNTAGLRKEHCLEIYPDEQIQKQAKEKQIPLIYGSDSHDISTLGADREIVEGFATT; encoded by the coding sequence ATGATTACGTATGATCGGCATGTACACACACCATTTTGTCCACACGGCTCGCCTGACACTCTTCAGCAATACTGCGAAAGAGCAATAGAATTGGGGTTGAAGGAGATCTCCTTTACCGAGCATGCACCACTTCCTCCGTCCTTCAGAGACCCTGTGCCCGATCAAGATAGCGCGATGTCGTTACATGATCTCGAAGCCTATTTTACCTCTGTTGAAAAGGTGAAACAGGAGTATAAAGGTCGTCTACTTATTCGAACAGGGCTCGAAGTCGATTATATAGCAGAATTCGAGCATGAGACGAAGGCATTCTTAAACGAGTACGGTGATCAGCTCGATGATGGTATTTTATCGGTCCACTTTTTAAAGGTCGGTTCAATCTACGAATGTATGGATTTAAGTAAAGAGGCATTCGGGGAATTGGTTACGGCATTTGGAGGCGTGCAAAACGTTTACAAAGAATACTACCAGGCAGTTCTGAAGTCTATTCAATCAGATCTTGGAATCTATAAGCCTAACAGGATTGGCCACATGACCTTAGCTCGCAAATTCCAAGTCGCTCACCCCCGAAATTTTAATGATAGCTACTATATTTCAGAGGTACTGGAGGCTGTTGCAAAAAAAGGATACGCACTTGATTTAAATACGGCAGGCTTACGAAAGGAACACTGCCTAGAGATTTATCCCGATGAACAGATTCAAAAACAAGCCAAAGAGAAGCAAATCCCCCTTATTTATGGGTCGGATTCACATGATATTTCCACCTTAGGGGCTGATCGAGAAATAGTGGAGGGTTTTGCCACTACCTAA
- the refZ gene encoding forespore capture DNA-binding protein RefZ, translating to MRKTSKEKVLEAAVELFYAKGYANTSVREIASRATVNVALISYHFNGKQGLLETLMTTFFDGYIGALEKECEKVTNSTNSIRSHLESACRSMLLFQQQFDVLSRFVHREMTLDSILVREIMSSYLTKERHLFRYLLEEAFAQGEMITPVNEYMIIQLRGLLTLPFLHSQYIREVHYMVASESYFLDRYFETVRKWLDAHIGEPSIV from the coding sequence GTGAGAAAGACATCTAAAGAAAAAGTACTTGAAGCTGCTGTAGAGCTATTTTATGCGAAAGGATATGCTAATACATCTGTGCGTGAAATTGCATCTCGTGCAACGGTTAATGTAGCGCTAATATCCTACCATTTTAATGGCAAGCAAGGACTTTTAGAAACGCTAATGACTACTTTTTTTGATGGATATATAGGTGCTTTAGAAAAAGAATGCGAAAAAGTAACGAATAGTACCAACAGTATTCGCTCTCATCTGGAGTCTGCCTGTAGATCCATGCTCCTTTTTCAGCAACAGTTTGATGTGCTCTCTCGCTTTGTGCATCGGGAAATGACGCTCGACTCCATTTTAGTAAGAGAAATTATGTCATCGTATTTAACGAAGGAGCGTCACTTATTTCGTTATTTGTTAGAAGAGGCGTTTGCTCAAGGAGAGATGATCACTCCGGTCAACGAATATATGATTATTCAGCTTCGTGGCCTATTAACATTACCGTTTTTGCATTCTCAATATATTCGAGAAGTGCACTACATGGTTGCGAGCGAATCGTATTTCTTAGATCGCTATTTTGAGACTGTCCGTAAGTGGTTAGATGCTCATATTGGAGAACCTAGTATTGTATAA
- a CDS encoding GAF domain-containing protein, with product MFQAQAYSGTTEEQYNLLGKQLDALLDGEQDTIANLSNASALLNAFLDDVNWVGFYVWKDDELVLGPFQGLPACVRIKSGKGVCGTAVSERKTQRIEDVHAFPGHIACDAASNSEIVIPLIKDGEIYGVLDIDSPSKARFSETDQKGLEAFVEILQKHL from the coding sequence ATGTTTCAAGCACAAGCATACAGCGGTACAACGGAAGAGCAGTACAACCTTCTAGGCAAGCAATTAGATGCACTTCTTGATGGAGAGCAGGATACGATCGCAAATTTAAGTAATGCCTCTGCTTTACTTAATGCATTTTTAGATGATGTTAATTGGGTTGGCTTCTATGTGTGGAAGGATGACGAGCTCGTATTAGGTCCTTTCCAAGGGTTACCTGCCTGTGTTCGCATCAAATCAGGTAAAGGCGTTTGTGGCACTGCAGTCTCTGAAAGAAAAACGCAGCGAATCGAGGACGTGCATGCGTTCCCTGGTCACATTGCTTGTGATGCAGCCTCTAATTCCGAAATTGTTATCCCCTTAATTAAGGATGGCGAGATTTATGGTGTTTTAGACATCGACAGCCCTTCTAAAGCTCGTTTTAGCGAGACAGACCAAAAAGGATTAGAAGCATTCGTAGAAATCCTACAAAAACACTTATAA
- a CDS encoding sensor domain-containing diguanylate cyclase: protein MDTHVTDHLHTIMEELYCSLLAEGELTGNERVRLLDQRKQVICAVLPEKHQSDKFSNNDDRDPSITYIMQESKPFTIENYTMIVTVEGTNADKVLFLPETIRKALLILIRTTLPVHRKAEAEKDAVLQLLSEMSEDHSLLSFSERFIHYFKHIVQEYPVTLFLKEEATNTFHPLASSLESIKATPQEHIVSDIEISHWQPLRVHNLQFEQADAWEGLLSGEPIFLLPILSQKEIIGAVGVHTTFSAFLQEQKNTISSFIHSFSPWFATLRVQEKMLKEKMRKELLLKVNKTFHSSMDVNKILEEVLLAIKGAYPSFRLQLFLSHDWEVADELPVKPLDLQTYRDGEAAQAYLSGQTQVVRGNGQTHVYVPLKGKQGIYGVCQIKTPFARAFTDEELSFIQVLTDTGGMAIENADLYQQSRQHIEDLQIINQTAHELNANRDISEAVHFMEAKMKQVFEADAVGFMMFQDRWYNKSHRFTLSEETLMSDIMRSHMQPLLDRMQNGKEEIFIGDWSRESEKPPFLSVIGIPMIHDDEVIGAAFVFGKNMYAFSFETFKLCQSLVHHSTLAFVNAMLLEEMKSLLVTDYLTNLYTRAHMDERVQQSMEQDEKGAFILLDIDRFKLINDKHGHQIGDAVLVQVGQVIKMLARDALDIPVRWGGEELALYLPSVDMEYAYDVAEKIRELVPTKTNPSVTVSCGVSVWKKADGVPSLTKLFGRADEAMYHAKNSGRNKVVLENKTQATKKENHM from the coding sequence ATGGATACGCACGTAACAGATCATCTTCATACAATTATGGAAGAGCTATATTGTTCCCTTCTAGCTGAGGGAGAGTTAACGGGGAATGAACGAGTTAGGCTCCTCGACCAACGCAAACAGGTTATTTGTGCTGTACTTCCCGAGAAACATCAATCGGACAAGTTTTCCAATAATGATGACAGAGACCCTTCTATTACGTATATTATGCAAGAATCAAAGCCCTTTACAATAGAAAACTATACCATGATTGTTACTGTAGAAGGTACAAATGCAGACAAAGTGCTCTTCCTTCCAGAGACTATTCGTAAAGCATTACTCATTCTCATTCGAACAACGTTGCCAGTACATCGCAAAGCAGAAGCAGAAAAGGACGCTGTGCTACAACTATTATCTGAAATGTCTGAAGACCACAGTTTATTAAGCTTCTCAGAACGTTTTATTCATTACTTTAAACATATCGTGCAGGAATATCCAGTTACGTTGTTTTTAAAAGAAGAGGCGACAAATACCTTCCATCCATTAGCCTCTTCATTGGAGTCTATAAAGGCAACTCCACAGGAACATATTGTTTCAGATATTGAAATTTCACATTGGCAGCCTTTAAGAGTCCATAACCTTCAGTTTGAGCAAGCAGATGCTTGGGAGGGCCTCCTATCTGGCGAACCGATCTTTTTATTACCTATATTGTCGCAGAAAGAGATCATTGGTGCTGTTGGCGTGCACACAACCTTTAGCGCATTTTTGCAGGAGCAAAAAAATACTATATCAAGCTTTATTCATTCGTTCTCACCTTGGTTTGCAACGTTACGTGTGCAAGAAAAAATGTTAAAAGAAAAAATGCGTAAAGAGCTTTTATTAAAAGTAAATAAAACGTTCCACTCTTCTATGGATGTAAACAAAATTCTAGAGGAAGTACTTCTAGCAATTAAGGGAGCTTATCCTTCGTTCCGATTACAGTTATTTCTATCCCATGACTGGGAAGTAGCAGATGAATTACCTGTAAAACCGCTTGATTTGCAGACGTATCGCGATGGCGAGGCTGCGCAGGCGTATTTAAGTGGTCAAACGCAAGTAGTTCGAGGTAACGGCCAAACCCATGTATACGTTCCTTTAAAAGGGAAGCAAGGTATTTATGGTGTCTGCCAAATTAAGACGCCTTTCGCTAGAGCGTTTACCGATGAAGAATTGAGCTTTATTCAAGTCCTAACGGACACGGGTGGAATGGCCATTGAAAATGCGGATCTATATCAGCAGTCAAGACAGCATATTGAGGATCTGCAGATCATTAATCAAACTGCACATGAATTGAATGCGAATCGAGATATATCAGAGGCAGTTCATTTTATGGAAGCGAAGATGAAACAAGTTTTTGAGGCTGATGCTGTAGGGTTTATGATGTTCCAAGATAGATGGTATAACAAAAGCCATCGCTTTACTCTCTCGGAAGAAACTCTAATGAGCGATATCATGCGATCACACATGCAACCACTTCTTGACCGTATGCAAAATGGCAAAGAAGAAATTTTTATTGGTGATTGGAGCAGAGAGAGTGAAAAACCTCCGTTCTTATCCGTTATTGGTATCCCAATGATACACGATGACGAAGTCATTGGAGCAGCCTTTGTTTTTGGAAAGAATATGTATGCATTTAGCTTTGAAACATTTAAGCTATGTCAATCACTGGTCCATCATTCTACCTTAGCCTTTGTTAATGCAATGCTCCTTGAAGAGATGAAGAGCTTACTTGTAACCGATTATTTAACGAACCTCTATACTCGTGCACACATGGATGAACGTGTTCAACAATCGATGGAACAAGATGAGAAAGGGGCATTTATTCTCTTAGACATTGATCGCTTTAAACTGATTAATGATAAGCACGGTCATCAAATTGGTGATGCTGTTTTAGTTCAAGTCGGACAAGTCATTAAAATGCTTGCGAGGGATGCTCTAGATATTCCTGTTCGCTGGGGAGGAGAGGAGCTCGCCTTATATCTACCAAGTGTAGATATGGAGTACGCGTATGATGTTGCCGAAAAAATTCGTGAGCTCGTGCCTACTAAGACGAATCCTTCCGTTACGGTGTCATGTGGCGTATCCGTTTGGAAAAAAGCCGATGGCGTCCCTTCTTTAACAAAGCTATTTGGTCGAGCTGACGAAGCTATGTATCATGCCAAAAACTCAGGCCGAAATAAAGTAGTATTAGAAAATAAGACGCAAGCTACAAAAAAAGAAAATCACATGTAA